Part of the Mycolicibacterium mageritense genome is shown below.
TACGCCGAGCACGGCCATGCGAATCTGATCTTCTCGGCCAACACCTTCAGCCACATCTCGTACCTGGACTCGATCTTCGAAGGCGTCGACACGCTGCTCGCCCCTGACGGCTTGTTCGTGTTCGAAGATCGTTCGCTCGCCGACATCCTCAGGCACAACTACTTCGACCAGATCTACGACGAGCACATCTACCTCTTCTCGGTCAGCTCGGTACAGGCCATGGCAGATCATTTCGGCTTCGAACTCGTCGATGCCGAGCACCTGCCGCTGCACGGCGGCTCCATTCGCTACACCGTGGCGCGGCGGGGCAGCCGCGCACCGAGTCCTGCCGTCGCGGCATTCGTCGCGCAAGAGAAGGCAGATGGGCTCGCGGAAAAGGAAGAGGCGGCGTTCGTCCGGTTCTCCGACGACGTCAGCCGCATCAAGACCGAGCTTGTCGCACTGCTTCGCGACATCCGTTCGCAGGGCCGCACCGTGGTGGGCTATGGCGCGACGTCACGCAGCGCCACGGTGCTCAACTATTGCGGGATCGGTGCGGACCTGCTGCCGTTCGTGTGCGATTCGACGCCCGAGAAACAGGGACGCGTCACGCCAGGCTCGATGATCCCGGTGTGCCCGCCCGACGCCTTCTCCGATCCCTACCCTGACTACGCACTGCTGTTCGCCTGGAACCACGCAGAAGAGATCATGGCCAAGGAGCGGCTGTTCCAAGAGAAGGGCGGACGGTGGATCCTGTACGTGCCAGAGGTCCACACCGTCTGATCAGGAAGCCGGCTTGATCAGCAGGCCCTGACCCGTGGGCAGCGTGCAGATGGGCACACCCAGCTCCTTCGACACCTCGTCCATCGCGTCGCGCTGCTCCTCGCGGCCCCGGTTCGCGTAGTCGTCCAGAAGCACGTACGCACCCGGAGTCAACCGCGGCCAGAAGTGCCGCAGGGCGGCGACTTCCGGTGGAGCACAATTCATGTCGATGTGGAGGTAGGCCACCTTCTCCGCGTCGACCTGGTCGAGGGTCTCCGGGACCGCGCCGACGACGATGCGATGGTTGCGCCACTGCGCGAAGTTGGCCCGCACGCTGTCCACCGAGTCGACGTAGAGCCCGTCACGCAGGTGCGCCTGGCTGGTCTCGAGTGCGCCCGACTCACGTTCACCGGCCGTGATGAAACGCGGGTCGAGTCCGGTGAAGGTGTCGAGCAGGTAGAAGGTCTTGCCGAGCCGGTCCCAGTCGAGGTACTCCATGATCGCACTGCTCAAAAATCCGTAGCTGACCCCGCATTCGACGAAGTCGCCGTCGAGCCGGCTCGCGTTCGCGGCGGCCCACAGGCCCACGTGCACGCGCCAGTGCCACTGGTACCAGTCCTGATCGTCGCCGAGGGCACGCGCACCGCGCCGATAGGCGCGCTGGAAATCCGGGTCGTCCATGAACCCGTGCGTATTGAACGTGATCAGTGCGTCATTCGAATACACGTCGGGCAGAAGCTTGCGCGCGAGCCAGTACTCGGCGCGAACCCACCGCATCGTAAGACGGGCCTTGGTCGACAATCCGGTTGCCACGGCGGCGACCATAACATAGCGGTGGACTCCGGCGTCGATCAAACCGACGCGGTTGCTGCAGTGCAACTTTCGTGCATTCCGCGGTGCGGATGGCCGAGCGGATGAGCCACGCGGCGCGCCACCCCGAACGCTACGCCGTGATGCAGATCAGGCGAATCCCGCCACGGTCGCGCCGCTGCCGACCATATGCCGCTATGGCCGCAAACCGGCACGGCGGCAAACTTATTGCTACCCGGCCTGGGGTTCGGGAGCCTGCGGTTCTCGCGCCTTGGGTTCTGGCGCGACGGTCTTCGCCGCCCTGGCCTCGACTCTTCGCTTGTACCGGGCCTTCAGCGCCATCGCACGTTTCTCGACCAGGAACCAGCTCATCGCCGCGAACGGCAGGGTGGCCAGTGTCGAAAGGACAAAGAACAGAATGGGACTGAGGAAGACCAGCCCGAATATGGCGAGCAGCTGCTGCATCGGGAACGCGTAGATGTAAACGCCGTACGACAGGTCGGTCCGCAATGTCATGCGCTTGTTGCGGATCAGCGCGCCCGACACGATGACCGCGTACGCCAGCGGCAGGCCGGCAACCACCCGGTAGTCGGGCAGCAGACCTGCCGCGAAGACGATCACCACACACACCGCGACGATCGACCACCGCGCGGGTATGACGTCGCGCCAGTGGTACATCAGGGCACCGGCCGCGAACATGATTCCGGTACGCATGATCAGCTGCGGAATGGTCCAGACGCCGGGATAGGTCAGCGGCGGGAACAACATCGCCCCGGCCGTCGCGAGCACCAGGAACACCGGAGAGACCCACCGCCGGCTCGCCAGGCCGACCACGCCGATCAGGGCGACGATGAGGTAGCACGCGACCTCCCAGATGAGAGACCACAGCGACGCGTTCCACCCCGCGGCCGCGTCGGGGATCCCGTGCGGCGTTCCGCCGATGTCACGCTGGAGCGGGATCAGCCCGATGTTCTTCACGATGTACTCGATCGGTGCGCTCGAGGTGAGGAGCTTCGACACCGAACCGCCCTGGACCGCCACCGCGATCGGCGCGATGACAAACGCCGTGACCGCGAGGCACACGTAGAACCCGGGCAGGATGCGCAGGGCTCGCGCCATGAGGTACTCGCGGATGTTGGGATTCGTCAGCCAGCTTCTGGTGATGAGGAATCCCGAGATCGCGAAGAAGCCGTCGACGCCCACCGAGAAGAGCACCTGCAGAATCGCCTCCGGGGGCATCCGTCCGGTGACCGGGAACGAATGCCACAGGATCACCTCGGCCGCCAGCGCCAGCCGGAAAGCGTTCAGCGCATTGTTCCGTGGATCAAATGCCTGCGCTAATTTCATCTACTCCGCCCCGTCGTCCCCGCCTGGCGCTGCGCTGCAATCGTATCGTTGCCTCGGCAACGACCGGGTGCCTTTACGCCGTCCCGAATGGGTTGGATCTTAGCTTCGCCGAATGCAATTGGCGGCGCTACCGATGCGTAACAGGGCATTCACAAATGTATTGCGCGACTACGCAAGCCATTTGGTGCACAACTGGCAATACCTTGTCAGGCGCTTGCGGGATGACCCGCCTGCGCATTGCGACGATAAACGCATCGCTGGCAAAGCCGCGGCCGGCTTCGCCGCCACGGTAAATGTCAGTGCCGAAAGCGATTTCGGGCGCCGGTTGCGCGTTGATCTGACGTCGGCGTCAGCGTGCCCGGCCCACCCCGACCTGGTCGAGTTGCGCGGCGTGATCGACTGGCCCCGACTCGGACTGCGACCCGATCCAGTCGAGCAGCGAGCGCAGTCCGTCGTCGAGGTTCCACTTCGGTCGCCAGTCGAGTTCACGCTGGGCCAAGCCGATGTCGCAGCTCGCCGCGCGCACGTCACCGTCGCGGAATTTCCCGACGACCACCGGCTCAGGTGCATCGAACACGGCGGCGATCTTCTGCGCCAACTCATGCACCGTGATGCCGTGACCCGAGCCGATATCCACGCACCGCGACTCGGCCGCAGGCTTGACCACGGCCGCGAACAACGCGTCGATCACATCGTCGATGTAGACCAGATCGCGGACGATCCGCCCGTCCTCGTAGACTTCGGACGCCCGCAGCTCGCGGGACAACCGCGCGAAGAACGGGACCACACCCGTGTACGGGTTGCTCAACGACTGGCCCGGCCCGTAGGCGTTCTGCAGCCGCAGGATGCTCAGGCCCGTGTCGTGCGCGGAGGTCCACGCTGTCAACAGGTTCTCCTGCGCAAGCTTCGTGGCCCCGTACACGTTTGTGGGCCGCGCCTCCGTCTGGTCCGCGCGGCTCGGTAGCGGCACCGCTGGGTCACCCGTCGGCCCCTGTGGATCCCAGATCCCGGCCACCAGCTGCGCGTGGCTGCGCGGCCGTGGATAGAACGTCTGGGAACCGCTCTGCCAGGCCCCTTCGCCGTAGACGGCCCTCGACGACGCCAC
Proteins encoded:
- a CDS encoding TylF/MycF/NovP-related O-methyltransferase, yielding MVAAVATGLSTKARLTMRWVRAEYWLARKLLPDVYSNDALITFNTHGFMDDPDFQRAYRRGARALGDDQDWYQWHWRVHVGLWAAANASRLDGDFVECGVSYGFLSSAIMEYLDWDRLGKTFYLLDTFTGLDPRFITAGERESGALETSQAHLRDGLYVDSVDSVRANFAQWRNHRIVVGAVPETLDQVDAEKVAYLHIDMNCAPPEVAALRHFWPRLTPGAYVLLDDYANRGREEQRDAMDEVSKELGVPICTLPTGQGLLIKPAS
- a CDS encoding NAD-dependent epimerase/dehydratase family protein, whose product is MSRSVLISGGAGFIGAALSRRLVEAGYDVAVMDVFLPQVHAGGQMFKLSPAVRLFTGDVTHAPDWDAVLGLFRPDQVIHLAAETGTAQSLSQATRHGAVNVVGTTQLLDALSRAGLVPEQIVVASSRAVYGEGAWQSGSQTFYPRPRSHAQLVAGIWDPQGPTGDPAVPLPSRADQTEARPTNVYGATKLAQENLLTAWTSAHDTGLSILRLQNAYGPGQSLSNPYTGVVPFFARLSRELRASEVYEDGRIVRDLVYIDDVIDALFAAVVKPAAESRCVDIGSGHGITVHELAQKIAAVFDAPEPVVVGKFRDGDVRAASCDIGLAQRELDWRPKWNLDDGLRSLLDWIGSQSESGPVDHAAQLDQVGVGRAR
- a CDS encoding acyltransferase family protein, giving the protein MKLAQAFDPRNNALNAFRLALAAEVILWHSFPVTGRMPPEAILQVLFSVGVDGFFAISGFLITRSWLTNPNIREYLMARALRILPGFYVCLAVTAFVIAPIAVAVQGGSVSKLLTSSAPIEYIVKNIGLIPLQRDIGGTPHGIPDAAAGWNASLWSLIWEVACYLIVALIGVVGLASRRWVSPVFLVLATAGAMLFPPLTYPGVWTIPQLIMRTGIMFAAGALMYHWRDVIPARWSIVAVCVVIVFAAGLLPDYRVVAGLPLAYAVIVSGALIRNKRMTLRTDLSYGVYIYAFPMQQLLAIFGLVFLSPILFFVLSTLATLPFAAMSWFLVEKRAMALKARYKRRVEARAAKTVAPEPKAREPQAPEPQAG
- a CDS encoding class I SAM-dependent methyltransferase; the protein is MRDRGTALTDHRCRICGGELHEVFDLGRQPVSNAFAKPEDAAKVPFFRLAVGACTKCTMVQQLDTVPPNEMYRADYPYRASGSLLIRRHFEEVARHILDTCPGGRDGFVVEIGSNDGVMLKTLSEAGMRHLGVDPAASAGEVARSHGVNVRTDFFDAATAADIYAEHGHANLIFSANTFSHISYLDSIFEGVDTLLAPDGLFVFEDRSLADILRHNYFDQIYDEHIYLFSVSSVQAMADHFGFELVDAEHLPLHGGSIRYTVARRGSRAPSPAVAAFVAQEKADGLAEKEEAAFVRFSDDVSRIKTELVALLRDIRSQGRTVVGYGATSRSATVLNYCGIGADLLPFVCDSTPEKQGRVTPGSMIPVCPPDAFSDPYPDYALLFAWNHAEEIMAKERLFQEKGGRWILYVPEVHTV